The genome window GTGATTGTGTTGAACATATCGGATTCATCACTGTCATCATCATCAGACATACTTCTAGAGGTGTCTGTGTTGGATTGACTGTAACTACTTTGACTCTCCGAGAAGCTTGAATCGTTACTTTCGAATGTTTCATTTTCTGAATCATTATTAACACATTTACATGTAAAACTATCGTCCAGTATGCTTGTGTCAGTCGTACTGTGTTCTGAGAGAGTGGTATACGAATCGtccgatatatatattggtTCCTCACGTACAtgccttatataattataatgatgatgatatggaaaaaaaataatgaccatGAAATGGTGACCGTTTTAGCaatgtataaaacatataagaattaaaaaaatcgtaatggTAGAATTAATGAGCATGAagtttaattatcaaatattattcgttttttatacaataaataaattatataaagtaagcaATCAACTTACTTAACTTAAAAGTACCCTTGAAAGAATATCAATGTGGAAATTGTTAAAGAATACAGGTTTTAATGTATGCTATATGCGTGCGAATTATGAAATTGGAAGTTAAACGTTAAAACAAGCGTGacatttgttacatttaataaaattatgaaccactataattttgtaataatatattataataattaaagatttaaatatttaacattaattttacaaattaaatttgaatgaacAATCTAATTAGACGAAatgatgtattataataaaattagatactCACAAAGTGTGGGGAGAATCGCACGTCCAGCCCTGCGCGGTAGAACCCGCAGCTGTTGGATTTTCTGTTCTTTTGTTGATGAAGTAATACAAGGCAGCCCCAACACCGACGCCTATAGCTGCGGCGACGGCGAAGCCTGTCCCAAGTCCACCTTTTTCTTTTTCCTTATCCTCTTCACGAAAACTCAttgtaatagtattatttttttaattgcgttATATTCTCTGAATACCTCCGTGCtatgattgaaaatattttctcaatgtttatttttgacgTTGCTACATGTTgccattacaaaaataaaacgtattatacAAATGTATTCCTTTAACGTCTATTCTAATTTGGTAGTAGAATTATTTAAtgctatacaaataaaattcgtaAAGACGTTATCGTATTAGTTTTACAATCGATCTCATTATTTGTTACGCTTACAGTTTGTTTCAAATCTAAATCTGTTTACTTATTACAATAGCAATACCgctaattttatattctgtgaTAAATACAGTTTCTTGAAGGGGAATTACGcagttttgtaaaaattatataacgcaAAAGTGTAACTCCCCTTTCATACCTTGCTTGTTTGAGTAGACATATTGTAAGCTATATCGCATAGTTTGTTAGTTACTAAGATACagagtatattaaattttatcaataagttACCAAGTGAGTGTACGTGGCAAAAACAGATGTAAGTACTCAAATATAATGGGCTAATATGCTTTCATGTGATTTGATTGTaagataaagttaattttatgatattatctcttctaatattcatttattttggaTAAGATAAAGAAATtcattctattaatataatattaacagtttttcttcatattttgatcgtttttagtttatttttaaaataataattagcccTCGAGTTAGCACAGActatacatttattgttttttttttttttatttaattcagattAGTTACTCattcaaaaaaaaactgttcttTCTGTTATGTTCGTGAACTTgacgaattttcatgtgcttaatttgtgtttataattcatctcctgcaCGGCTGCGCGGACgtgtctcatttcaacgaaattctgccacatttgtatatTGCCAACACGCATTGGGGAGTGTGGAATgtcctccaaaccttctcttcaaaggaagaggaggcttttgcccagcagtgggaaattaacagactGTTCTGTTGTTGCTCGTTAACTGTTCTTTGTTCTTCGATTATAGTAACATATGTTCGTCCAtcgtaacattttaattcaagattacattatttatttaaatactaaaaaaatctatttctgtGCTATCGCTCCGCGTCTTTGGAACTGCGCAATCGTTACAAAACGCTTCCtaactgatttattttttaactttacagCCCTGAAATGTCGTTTTTCGTTCATGGTGTGTCAATCGGTATTGCCGTAGCAGT of Vanessa atalanta chromosome 28, ilVanAtal1.2, whole genome shotgun sequence contains these proteins:
- the LOC125074641 gene encoding E3 ubiquitin-protein ligase RLIM-like isoform X1, which encodes MSFREEDKEKEKGGLGTGFAVAAAIGVGVGAALYYFINKRTENPTAAGSTAQGWTCDSPHTLHVREEPIYISDDSYTTLSEHSTTDTSILDDSFTCKCVNNDSENETFESNDSSFSESQSSYSQSNTDTSRSMSDDDDSDESDMFNTITSSNELNDSELSEWDVTTSLDYPSYEQPLSRSYIENFTRNLLMSQQRDQRNNQFNSCDNEAFRERSWSIEECSICCDVVLRDQEIMSLPCTHNFHTKCILPWLQEHQTCPNCRKPID